One part of the Sphingobacterium sp. LZ7M1 genome encodes these proteins:
- a CDS encoding GMC family oxidoreductase — protein sequence MSVFQIKENPEVFDAIVVGSGAGGGMAGYILANAGLKVLMLEAGPFFDPAKDALQMRWPWESPRRGAGVTRPFGDFDAAYGGWQLEGEPYSKVAGTEFEWFRARMLGGRTNHWGRISLRMGPDDFQPTDGLTDAWPITYDEVKPYYDRVDRMIGIYGTVEGIHNEPDGIFMKPPKPRLNELFIHKGAKKAGVPVIPGRGAVLTEASPEIKGRGTCFYCGQCGRSCKVYGDFSSSSCLVIPAMKTGNLKVIDNAMVREVLTNDEGLAIGVSYVNTTDLQEYSVKGKKVILGASACESARLLLNSKSKAHPGGIGNSSGLVGKYLHDSTGASLGGFIPELLDRKRYNEDGTGSVHIYSPWWEDNKKLNFPRGYHIEYGGGLHMPSYGFMNWVPNVNGMVPGADGAKKDMGGYGAGLKNDYRRFYGANVGMAGRGTALARKDNYCEIDPSKVDKFGIPVLRFHYKWANEEIAQAKHMQDTFQSIMHEMGAIITSNIPGADTLYGLEAPGKIIHEGGTTRMGNDPKSSVLNKWGQAHDCKNVYVVDAGPFVQQGDKNLTWTILALSMRTAEYILEENKKLA from the coding sequence ATGAGTGTTTTTCAAATTAAAGAAAACCCTGAGGTTTTTGATGCCATTGTAGTGGGGTCAGGAGCTGGCGGCGGTATGGCTGGATATATTTTGGCAAATGCAGGGCTAAAAGTCCTGATGCTTGAAGCGGGGCCATTTTTTGATCCTGCAAAGGATGCATTGCAAATGCGCTGGCCATGGGAGTCTCCACGACGTGGGGCAGGTGTCACAAGGCCTTTTGGTGATTTTGATGCGGCTTATGGCGGTTGGCAATTAGAAGGAGAGCCTTATAGCAAAGTGGCAGGAACAGAATTTGAATGGTTCCGTGCAAGGATGTTAGGTGGAAGAACCAATCACTGGGGAAGGATTTCCTTACGTATGGGGCCGGATGACTTCCAACCTACAGATGGCCTTACCGATGCCTGGCCTATTACTTATGATGAGGTTAAACCTTATTACGACCGTGTAGACCGTATGATCGGTATTTATGGTACGGTAGAAGGTATACATAATGAACCGGATGGAATCTTTATGAAACCACCTAAGCCAAGATTGAATGAATTGTTCATTCATAAAGGTGCTAAAAAAGCCGGTGTTCCTGTTATTCCTGGTCGTGGTGCGGTTTTAACAGAGGCGTCACCAGAAATTAAGGGTAGGGGAACCTGTTTCTATTGTGGGCAATGTGGTCGATCATGTAAGGTATACGGGGATTTCTCCTCTTCTTCATGTTTGGTTATTCCCGCAATGAAGACCGGTAATTTGAAAGTGATTGACAATGCCATGGTTCGTGAGGTGTTGACCAATGACGAAGGATTGGCAATAGGAGTGTCATACGTGAACACTACAGACCTTCAGGAGTATTCCGTAAAAGGCAAGAAAGTGATCCTTGGTGCAAGTGCCTGTGAAAGTGCCAGACTCTTGTTGAATTCAAAATCTAAGGCGCATCCAGGTGGAATTGGAAACAGCAGTGGACTTGTTGGGAAATATTTACATGACTCTACAGGAGCAAGCTTAGGCGGATTTATCCCTGAACTTTTGGATAGAAAACGCTATAACGAAGATGGTACCGGAAGTGTGCATATCTATTCTCCTTGGTGGGAAGACAATAAGAAATTGAATTTCCCTAGAGGTTATCATATTGAGTATGGTGGCGGTTTACATATGCCATCCTACGGGTTTATGAACTGGGTACCTAATGTAAACGGAATGGTTCCAGGAGCAGATGGTGCTAAAAAAGATATGGGAGGTTATGGCGCAGGGCTGAAAAACGATTACCGTCGTTTCTACGGGGCAAACGTGGGAATGGCAGGTCGGGGTACAGCTTTGGCGAGGAAAGACAACTATTGTGAAATTGATCCAAGCAAGGTCGATAAGTTTGGTATTCCAGTTTTGCGGTTCCATTATAAATGGGCCAATGAGGAAATTGCACAGGCGAAGCATATGCAAGATACTTTCCAATCGATCATGCATGAGATGGGAGCAATCATTACCTCCAATATTCCAGGTGCTGATACCTTATATGGTCTAGAGGCTCCAGGAAAGATCATCCATGAAGGCGGAACAACCAGAATGGGGAATGACCCTAAGTCTTCAGTTTTGAATAAATGGGGGCAGGCGCATGACTGTAAGAATGTATATGTGGTGGATGCTGGACCATTTGTTCAACAGGGCGATAAAAACTTGACTTGGACCATCTTGGCCTTGTCGATGCGCACAGCAGAATATATTTTAGAAGAAAACAAAAAATTAGCATAA
- a CDS encoding gluconate 2-dehydrogenase subunit 3 family protein — protein MNRRDSLKALGLLAAGSGVLAASCKDDKSSGQAGKAATGSSEKLPGVQEFEYKRTEALMAEKFFTDHEMATITVLADIIIPKDDVSGSASEAGVPAFIEFMSKDIPSYQTPLRGGLKWLDVQCQKTYGNAFVKCKKEQQIAMVDEIAYPQKAKPEMAQGVAFFSLMRDLTSTGFFTSEMGVKDIGYVGNKPGVWNGVPADVLKQYGFDPEKFFG, from the coding sequence ATGAATAGAAGAGATTCACTTAAAGCCTTAGGGCTACTTGCAGCAGGATCTGGTGTATTGGCCGCATCCTGTAAAGATGACAAAAGCTCGGGGCAAGCAGGAAAAGCTGCCACTGGCAGTTCGGAAAAATTACCGGGGGTTCAGGAATTTGAATATAAACGTACAGAAGCCTTAATGGCTGAGAAGTTCTTTACGGATCATGAAATGGCGACCATCACGGTATTGGCGGATATCATTATTCCAAAAGATGATGTTTCAGGTAGTGCCTCAGAGGCTGGTGTACCGGCCTTTATCGAGTTTATGTCCAAGGATATCCCGAGCTATCAAACTCCTTTACGTGGAGGCTTGAAATGGCTTGATGTACAATGTCAAAAAACGTATGGAAATGCATTTGTAAAATGTAAGAAGGAACAGCAGATTGCGATGGTTGATGAAATTGCCTACCCGCAAAAAGCTAAACCAGAAATGGCCCAAGGAGTAGCCTTCTTTTCTTTGATGCGTGACCTGACTTCAACGGGATTCTTTACCAGTGAAATGGGCGTGAAGGACATAGGATACGTAGGTAACAAACCAGGAGTTTGGAATGGCGTACCTGCAGATGTCTTGAAACAATACGGTTTCGATCCAGAAAAGTTTTTTGGATAG
- a CDS encoding NUDIX hydrolase: MNQSLLILADFTPHIKENVQTIGLQDIDLEKLFNDSAHSTDKSVYLYIHPNIRKVFKKILSTTRIVKAAGGLVTNGNGEYLFIHRLGKWDLPKGKVEEGEKMKDAALREVEEECGIEVDYLGKKVATTYHTYYMRNKFVLKQTKWYQMGVNKIPKLTPQLEEDIDQAEWLKSSELKKVKENTYPLILEIVETIKK; encoded by the coding sequence ATGAACCAATCTCTGTTAATTTTGGCAGATTTTACCCCTCATATTAAAGAAAACGTTCAAACAATTGGTTTACAAGACATTGATCTGGAAAAACTTTTCAACGACTCCGCTCACAGCACAGATAAATCTGTGTACCTATACATACACCCTAATATCAGAAAAGTTTTTAAAAAGATATTATCTACAACCCGTATCGTTAAAGCTGCCGGTGGATTAGTGACAAATGGTAATGGTGAATACCTATTCATACATCGCCTTGGAAAGTGGGACTTGCCTAAAGGTAAGGTCGAAGAAGGTGAAAAAATGAAAGATGCCGCCCTCAGGGAAGTCGAAGAAGAGTGCGGAATTGAAGTCGATTACCTAGGTAAAAAGGTGGCAACAACTTACCATACCTATTATATGCGCAATAAATTCGTACTGAAACAGACTAAATGGTACCAAATGGGTGTTAACAAAATCCCTAAACTGACACCTCAACTCGAAGAAGATATCGATCAGGCGGAATGGTTAAAATCCTCCGAACTGAAAAAGGTTAAGGAAAACACCTACCCTCTGATCTTGGAAATCGTGGAAACAATCAAAAAATAA
- the pyrE gene encoding orotate phosphoribosyltransferase, producing MNYLNEVEQKVAESLLQIKAIKLQPKNPFTWASGWKSPIYCDNRVALSHPAIRTYIRQKLSQLIQEEFGSVDMISGVATAGIPQGVLVAQDLGLPFSYVRSSAKDHGRQNLIEGEVISGQRVVVIEDLVSTGKSSLQAVKALRDAGCNVVGLVSIFTYGLEVARKNFEEAKCTFHSLCNYDALIHVAASNSYILESDIELLEKWKIDPANWNPEL from the coding sequence ATGAATTATTTAAATGAGGTTGAACAAAAAGTTGCTGAATCCTTATTGCAAATTAAAGCAATAAAATTACAACCTAAAAACCCTTTTACTTGGGCGTCTGGATGGAAGTCACCAATTTATTGTGATAATCGCGTTGCGTTATCGCATCCAGCTATCCGAACATACATCCGTCAAAAGTTGTCACAATTGATTCAAGAGGAGTTTGGTTCAGTTGATATGATATCGGGAGTAGCGACTGCAGGGATCCCTCAAGGAGTATTAGTTGCGCAAGATTTAGGCTTACCTTTTTCATATGTACGCAGCAGTGCAAAGGATCATGGTCGTCAGAACCTGATTGAGGGTGAAGTTATCAGTGGTCAGCGTGTTGTTGTCATTGAGGATTTGGTATCTACCGGAAAAAGCAGTTTGCAAGCCGTAAAAGCATTGCGTGATGCAGGTTGTAACGTTGTGGGATTGGTTTCAATCTTTACTTACGGACTAGAAGTTGCACGCAAAAACTTTGAAGAAGCAAAATGCACTTTCCACAGTTTGTGTAACTACGATGCCCTAATTCATGTTGCCGCTTCTAACAGCTATATCTTGGAATCGGATATTGAACTTTTGGAGAAATGGAAAATTGATCCAGCAAACTGGAACCCAGAATTATAA
- a CDS encoding SRPBCC family protein, producing the protein MTIIQNTVEINKPVSEVYNFLSDMNNHEQLMPENIVNWSSTADEARFTIKNMAKLSLRISERLENKELVSVPIEEAPFPLTLRWKLEPSSDNSTSATFVIEAGLNMMMKMMASGPLQKLVDFQVDKLKSVLG; encoded by the coding sequence ATGACTATTATTCAAAACACTGTAGAAATCAATAAACCCGTTTCAGAGGTTTATAATTTTCTTTCGGATATGAACAATCACGAGCAGTTAATGCCAGAAAACATCGTTAACTGGAGCTCAACAGCCGATGAGGCAAGATTTACCATCAAGAATATGGCTAAATTGTCCCTACGTATCAGTGAAAGATTAGAGAACAAAGAATTGGTAAGTGTGCCGATTGAAGAAGCACCATTTCCTTTGACATTACGTTGGAAATTGGAGCCTTCTTCCGATAACAGTACCAGTGCCACATTCGTGATCGAAGCAGGTTTGAATATGATGATGAAAATGATGGCTTCTGGTCCATTACAGAAGTTAGTTGATTTTCAGGTTGATAAATTGAAATCAGTATTGGGATAG
- a CDS encoding TonB-dependent receptor, with protein sequence MRKIISILVLILISLQSQAQDTLRNKQDTVQKIEEVKVKGVRKRKIETEMKMAVSVDEFLASSDKISFIKRGAYAWEPMLNNMSSERSTITIDGMHIFGACTDKMDPITYYVESNNLSTIDIKSGQEGSMHGATVSGSIDLKRKSTAFDSVSYYKGSYQSGFEFNNNQFFNLGNLSYSSDKFVADASVAYRKAGNYLDGNNEEVKHSQYRKFNSSLGLAYKTSDLSSIRVDAIFDQANDVGYPALPMDLWLSRAIITSVAYKQLFEEGLFKVWDTKVYFNAIEHYMDDTKRPENLVHMDMPGWSNTFGLVSSVNMKEGRYSSDIQLNAYQNLSIAEMTMYPQDRSKKTMFAYSWPWVTSRFASVSMNNSYDFTENSRLNFGGSLGYNYNHSKYVEFNWIFHPGTPQEKSRILPGLHASYDLSVERFNFSVGTGYGQRAPSVSEGYGYYIYNSFDRYDYIGNPDLKNEISFEGNASAGYKTERMGIDAKVNYFYIQNYIVGRILSLGSPMNYQSVGVKGYTSLDHARIFNFSLNANYDILPHLHWKGNVTYARATDERGGNLPFIRPLSYQTSIHYMYKQFGIQTSLNGDMEQRNYSPEYGEDLTSAYQVWNVSADYNLTFGKYTAMVQVGAENLFNEYYSTYADWGNIPRMGRNIFTSIKLSF encoded by the coding sequence ATGCGTAAAATCATTTCCATCCTTGTGCTTATCCTTATTTCCCTACAATCTCAAGCACAGGATACATTAAGGAATAAACAAGATACGGTTCAAAAGATTGAAGAGGTTAAAGTAAAAGGTGTTCGGAAACGGAAGATTGAGACGGAAATGAAAATGGCTGTTTCGGTGGATGAATTCCTAGCCTCATCAGATAAGATCAGTTTTATCAAGAGGGGAGCTTATGCTTGGGAGCCCATGCTGAACAATATGAGCTCGGAACGTTCGACCATTACCATTGACGGGATGCATATTTTTGGCGCCTGTACAGATAAAATGGATCCCATTACTTACTATGTGGAGAGCAATAATCTGTCAACCATTGATATCAAATCTGGTCAAGAAGGAAGCATGCATGGAGCCACAGTTTCTGGAAGCATTGATCTGAAGCGAAAAAGTACGGCATTTGATAGCGTTTCATATTATAAAGGCTCTTACCAAAGTGGCTTTGAGTTCAACAATAACCAATTCTTTAACTTAGGCAACCTTTCCTATAGTAGCGATAAGTTTGTAGCGGACGCAAGTGTTGCCTATCGTAAAGCAGGCAATTATCTTGATGGGAATAATGAGGAGGTCAAGCATTCGCAATACCGGAAGTTCAATAGTTCACTTGGACTTGCCTATAAGACCAGTGATCTTTCATCCATCCGAGTAGATGCAATCTTTGACCAAGCCAATGATGTAGGCTATCCTGCCTTACCAATGGACCTATGGCTTTCCAGGGCAATCATTACTTCAGTTGCCTATAAACAATTGTTTGAGGAGGGCCTATTTAAAGTTTGGGATACCAAAGTCTATTTTAATGCCATCGAACATTATATGGACGATACCAAAAGACCGGAAAATCTTGTTCATATGGATATGCCTGGCTGGAGCAATACATTTGGTCTGGTGTCTAGTGTGAACATGAAAGAAGGTCGGTACAGTTCAGATATCCAATTGAATGCCTATCAGAACCTATCGATTGCAGAAATGACCATGTATCCACAGGATCGTAGCAAGAAAACCATGTTTGCCTACAGTTGGCCTTGGGTAACTAGCAGATTTGCCAGTGTATCGATGAACAATTCCTATGATTTTACGGAAAATAGCAGATTAAATTTTGGTGGATCATTGGGCTATAACTATAACCATTCCAAGTATGTGGAATTTAACTGGATTTTTCACCCAGGTACTCCTCAGGAAAAGAGTAGGATCCTTCCAGGCTTACATGCCAGTTATGACTTAAGCGTTGAGAGGTTTAATTTTTCTGTGGGAACAGGTTATGGACAGCGAGCGCCGTCGGTATCAGAAGGTTATGGTTATTATATCTACAATAGTTTTGATCGCTACGATTATATCGGTAATCCAGATCTGAAAAATGAAATATCCTTTGAAGGAAATGCGAGTGCCGGTTACAAGACAGAAAGAATGGGGATCGATGCAAAGGTTAACTATTTCTACATTCAAAACTATATCGTAGGAAGGATCTTAAGCTTAGGGAGCCCGATGAACTACCAATCGGTAGGAGTAAAGGGATATACCTCTTTAGATCATGCCAGGATTTTCAATTTCAGTTTAAATGCTAATTATGATATCCTGCCACACCTGCATTGGAAAGGGAATGTAACCTATGCCCGTGCAACAGATGAAAGAGGCGGAAACCTACCTTTTATCAGGCCATTGAGCTATCAGACTTCCATACATTACATGTATAAGCAGTTTGGAATTCAGACCTCCCTAAATGGCGACATGGAACAGCGAAATTATAGCCCTGAGTATGGTGAAGACCTCACATCGGCCTATCAGGTATGGAATGTGTCGGCAGACTATAACCTGACCTTTGGGAAGTATACAGCCATGGTTCAGGTCGGAGCTGAAAACCTATTCAATGAATATTACAGCACTTATGCAGACTGGGGAAATATCCCAAGAATGGGAAGGAATATTTTTACGTCCATAAAATTAAGCTTCTAA
- a CDS encoding MbnP family protein, which yields MKNSIKYIAALLAVSLFVSCSKDNVDPVANNITLHFDNTFKGKSIVLGDANSSTASQNTSAAGQVHQFSEIKYVISNIRLIKAEGTEIPYNINDLDKGAAVINQAKATTLDFVLSNIPSGEYKQIKFGLGVKQELNTLDETKFPNFYKAAGANDTEMMWEWGSGYRFTKLEGFYGADHKKMSIHTGSTVEGKEGAYTQGVDAYREISLNLTSVATVGRTSPKITINADFDKLLSGKTNTITLSTGTGMGDNATPNIHTAVQMVKFVDNLGGNGSSDLSGMFSISKVEN from the coding sequence ATGAAAAATTCAATTAAATATATTGCTGCTTTACTTGCTGTTTCTTTGTTCGTGTCCTGTTCTAAGGATAATGTTGATCCAGTAGCCAATAATATTACTTTACACTTTGATAATACCTTTAAGGGGAAAAGTATCGTACTTGGTGATGCAAATAGCAGTACCGCAAGCCAAAACACTTCAGCTGCCGGACAGGTACATCAGTTCTCTGAAATCAAGTATGTAATCAGTAACATTCGTTTGATCAAAGCAGAAGGTACGGAAATCCCATATAACATTAATGATCTAGATAAAGGGGCTGCTGTAATCAATCAAGCTAAAGCGACGACTTTAGATTTTGTGTTGAGCAATATCCCTTCAGGAGAGTACAAACAGATCAAATTTGGTCTGGGTGTAAAGCAGGAATTGAATACCTTGGATGAAACCAAGTTCCCTAACTTTTATAAAGCGGCAGGTGCCAATGATACCGAAATGATGTGGGAGTGGGGTTCAGGCTACCGTTTTACTAAACTTGAAGGTTTCTATGGAGCAGACCATAAAAAGATGTCTATCCATACCGGTAGTACAGTTGAAGGTAAAGAGGGAGCTTATACCCAAGGAGTAGATGCCTATAGAGAAATTTCTTTGAATCTGACTTCAGTAGCTACTGTAGGACGTACCTCTCCAAAAATCACCATCAATGCTGATTTTGATAAGTTATTAAGTGGAAAAACCAATACCATTACCTTGTCAACAGGTACTGGAATGGGTGACAATGCTACGCCGAATATCCATACTGCTGTGCAGATGGTGAAATTCGTTGACAATTTAGGTGGAAATGGAAGTAGCGACCTTTCAGGTATGTTCTCCATTAGCAAGGTAGAAAATTAA
- a CDS encoding cytochrome-c peroxidase, whose protein sequence is MRKIKWLVVLFLVLGFVSSCQDREEIEEIPFDNPEIPLEIPLDFPAMNSSVQGNKPTKYGVELGKMLFNEKRFSGNNTISCASCHQPEKAFADENPKSIGVYNRVGLRNTPAVQNMAFMRHYNWDGNILQLEKQPLVPIITHEEMNSSIMEVIAKLRDDPTYKEMFRKAFGDEQITADRIYRSIVQFEYTLISANSKYDRVVHQGREQFTESEEKGLKVFEAKCKSCHGTGLFTDQSFRNIGFPINPDTEEAGRARVTGDPKDWMSYRVPSLRNIEFTAPYGSFGQFKTLKDVLDYMDQGVLYAENLDPIFKANGNRLPMSEEEKADIIAFLKTLSDHSFVARK, encoded by the coding sequence ATGAGAAAGATAAAATGGTTAGTCGTTCTATTCCTTGTGCTTGGATTTGTGAGTTCCTGTCAAGACAGGGAAGAAATTGAAGAAATTCCATTTGACAATCCTGAAATACCCTTGGAGATCCCTTTGGATTTTCCTGCGATGAATTCTTCGGTTCAGGGGAATAAGCCTACAAAATATGGAGTGGAACTTGGGAAGATGCTCTTCAATGAAAAAAGGTTCAGCGGAAATAATACGATTTCCTGTGCTTCTTGCCATCAGCCTGAAAAGGCATTTGCGGATGAGAATCCTAAATCTATAGGGGTATACAATCGAGTTGGGCTAAGAAATACGCCTGCTGTCCAAAACATGGCCTTTATGAGGCATTATAATTGGGATGGTAATATCCTTCAACTAGAGAAACAGCCTTTGGTGCCTATCATTACCCATGAAGAGATGAATTCATCGATCATGGAAGTCATTGCTAAACTTCGGGATGATCCTACCTATAAAGAGATGTTCAGGAAGGCATTTGGCGATGAACAAATCACTGCTGACCGAATTTATAGAAGCATAGTTCAATTTGAATATACATTGATCAGTGCAAATAGTAAATACGATAGGGTTGTCCATCAAGGTAGGGAGCAATTTACCGAGTCGGAGGAAAAAGGGTTAAAAGTGTTTGAGGCGAAATGTAAAAGTTGCCATGGAACAGGGCTGTTTACCGATCAGAGCTTTCGGAATATTGGTTTCCCGATTAACCCTGATACAGAAGAGGCGGGACGGGCACGAGTAACGGGAGATCCAAAAGATTGGATGAGCTATCGGGTCCCTTCGTTGAGAAATATTGAATTTACTGCGCCTTATGGGAGCTTTGGGCAATTTAAGACGTTAAAAGACGTATTAGATTATATGGATCAAGGTGTTTTGTATGCAGAGAATTTAGATCCTATTTTTAAGGCAAATGGGAATAGGTTACCTATGAGTGAAGAAGAGAAAGCCGACATCATCGCTTTCCTGAAAACATTGAGCGATCATTCTTTTGTTGCTCGAAAATAA
- a CDS encoding 3'-5' exonuclease, which yields MELNLKRPLAFFDLETTGVQVSSDRIVELSILKVSPGGKEDTLTMKVNPEIPIPAESSMFHGIYDEDVKDLPNFQARAKEVADFIGDADLAGYNSNKFDVPMLMEEFLRAGVDFSLEGRSFVDVQNIFHQMEQRTLKAAYKFYCNESLDNAHTAEADVRATYEVLKAQLSKYENVEYEDKHGVVSVPVVNDVEALHSFTNLSKPVDFAGRLVYDADGDASINFGKHKGKKVVEVFDVEPSYYAWMQNGDFPLYTKKVLEGIWNEHKNKKREARVNNPVQATSPSKDFKKPERKPEPSKPITNDMLKGLQDKFKK from the coding sequence ATGGAGTTAAACTTAAAGCGCCCGTTGGCATTTTTTGATTTGGAAACTACGGGTGTCCAAGTGTCAAGTGATAGAATTGTAGAGCTTTCCATATTGAAGGTCAGTCCAGGTGGAAAAGAAGATACGTTGACAATGAAGGTGAACCCTGAGATTCCGATTCCGGCTGAGTCTTCTATGTTTCATGGGATTTATGATGAAGACGTAAAGGATTTGCCGAATTTCCAAGCGAGGGCGAAAGAAGTTGCTGATTTTATCGGAGATGCGGATTTAGCAGGATACAATTCAAACAAGTTTGATGTTCCAATGTTAATGGAAGAGTTTTTACGCGCAGGGGTTGACTTCTCTTTAGAGGGAAGGTCCTTTGTCGATGTACAGAACATTTTTCACCAGATGGAACAGAGAACGCTAAAGGCGGCTTATAAGTTTTATTGCAATGAAAGCCTAGATAATGCCCATACTGCTGAGGCCGATGTAAGAGCAACCTATGAAGTCTTGAAAGCACAGTTGTCCAAATATGAAAATGTAGAATATGAGGATAAGCATGGGGTTGTTTCTGTACCTGTAGTCAATGACGTTGAAGCTTTGCATTCATTTACCAACCTGAGCAAACCGGTGGATTTTGCCGGACGTTTGGTCTATGATGCGGATGGTGATGCAAGCATTAACTTTGGAAAACACAAAGGGAAAAAAGTTGTTGAGGTTTTTGATGTTGAACCGAGCTATTATGCTTGGATGCAAAATGGAGATTTCCCATTGTATACCAAGAAGGTATTGGAAGGGATTTGGAACGAGCATAAAAACAAGAAAAGAGAGGCAAGGGTAAACAACCCGGTCCAAGCAACAAGTCCAAGTAAGGATTTTAAAAAACCGGAAAGGAAACCAGAGCCAAGTAAACCCATTACCAATGATATGTTAAAGGGTTTGCAAGATAAATTTAAAAAATAA
- the trxB gene encoding thioredoxin-disulfide reductase: MNKEQEIERISCLIIGSGPAGYTAAIYAARADLKPVIYTGMVPGGQLTQTTEVDNFPGYPQGITGPVMMEDLRAQAERFGTDVRFGYATKVDFSTDGGIHKVEIDGVKTVEAETVIIATGATAKWLGLDSEEKYNGFGVSACAVCDGFFYKGQDVAIVGAGDTAAEEATYLAKLCRKVYMLVRRDEFRASKAMVHRVNNTPNIEVLYNTEAVEILGDGQVVTGVRVINNESKNLQDLDVTGFFVAIGHKPNTELFKGILDMDETGYLITKADSTATNIPGVFACGDVQDHVFRQAITAAGTGCMSALEAERYLMAKEDVVLS, from the coding sequence ATGAATAAAGAACAAGAGATTGAACGTATTTCCTGTTTAATTATAGGATCAGGACCTGCTGGATACACTGCTGCCATTTACGCTGCACGTGCTGATTTAAAACCTGTTATTTATACGGGTATGGTTCCGGGAGGACAATTGACCCAGACTACAGAAGTTGATAATTTTCCGGGTTACCCACAGGGAATCACTGGTCCGGTAATGATGGAGGATTTACGTGCTCAAGCTGAGCGTTTTGGAACAGATGTACGTTTTGGATATGCTACGAAGGTTGATTTTTCAACGGATGGTGGAATCCATAAGGTAGAGATTGATGGGGTTAAGACCGTTGAGGCTGAAACTGTTATTATCGCTACAGGTGCAACTGCGAAATGGTTAGGATTGGATTCGGAAGAAAAATATAACGGATTTGGTGTTTCGGCTTGTGCTGTATGTGATGGATTTTTCTACAAAGGTCAAGATGTTGCCATTGTAGGAGCTGGAGATACGGCCGCTGAAGAAGCAACTTACTTAGCTAAGCTTTGTAGAAAGGTTTATATGTTGGTTCGTCGTGATGAATTCCGCGCTTCTAAAGCTATGGTTCATCGTGTGAACAATACGCCAAACATTGAAGTTCTTTATAATACGGAAGCAGTAGAGATTTTAGGAGATGGTCAAGTGGTAACCGGAGTACGAGTGATCAATAACGAAAGCAAAAATCTCCAAGACCTAGATGTTACGGGATTCTTTGTCGCTATCGGTCATAAGCCAAATACAGAGTTGTTCAAAGGGATCTTAGATATGGATGAAACTGGTTATTTGATAACCAAAGCCGATAGTACGGCTACCAATATCCCTGGTGTTTTTGCTTGTGGAGATGTTCAAGACCATGTTTTCCGTCAAGCGATCACAGCTGCAGGAACTGGTTGTATGTCTGCATTAGAAGCAGAGCGCTATTTAATGGCTAAGGAAGACGTGGTGCTTTCTTAA
- a CDS encoding DUF3575 domain-containing protein: MKNKNSLGLALLSITFALCLLPSLTLAQQNTVKFNLLPLVGKTFAFEYERMVAPKMSVNASIGFRGKSSLHFKKTIEELIEDENFTNDATLDHFTFSPEFRFYTSKNGDGGRGFYVGPFFKYGKYNITTNYPYETDQGTTETVPLKGGIGTWGFGFVIGSQFKLAKSVFMDLRILGPHYGGASGTISGKMDLSPQEQQYLREELENLQNDVVDIETTVDAQGASLKAKSPWGGIRAGISIGYRF, from the coding sequence ATGAAAAATAAAAATTCCCTTGGACTCGCGCTTCTGTCCATAACCTTCGCCCTATGCTTACTCCCATCCTTGACTTTAGCACAACAGAATACCGTAAAGTTCAATCTTTTACCCTTGGTTGGTAAAACTTTTGCTTTCGAATACGAACGCATGGTAGCTCCCAAAATGAGTGTTAATGCTAGTATTGGATTTAGAGGTAAATCATCCCTCCACTTCAAAAAAACTATTGAAGAATTGATCGAAGATGAAAACTTTACCAATGATGCTACTTTAGACCATTTTACTTTCTCTCCCGAATTCAGATTCTATACAAGCAAAAATGGAGATGGTGGAAGAGGATTTTACGTAGGTCCTTTCTTCAAATATGGAAAGTACAACATCACAACCAATTATCCTTATGAAACTGACCAAGGAACCACAGAAACAGTTCCTCTTAAAGGTGGAATCGGAACTTGGGGCTTCGGTTTCGTTATTGGGTCTCAATTTAAACTTGCAAAATCAGTATTCATGGATCTTCGAATCCTTGGACCACATTATGGCGGCGCTAGCGGAACTATATCAGGAAAAATGGACCTTTCTCCTCAAGAGCAGCAATACCTAAGAGAAGAGCTTGAAAACTTACAGAATGATGTTGTAGATATTGAAACCACAGTAGATGCTCAAGGCGCTTCCCTAAAAGCAAAAAGCCCCTGGGGAGGTATCCGCGCTGGTATCTCTATCGGATATAGATTTTAA